The Trichomycterus rosablanca isolate fTriRos1 chromosome 22, fTriRos1.hap1, whole genome shotgun sequence genome has a window encoding:
- the arhgap17b gene encoding rho GTPase-activating protein 17b isoform X2 translates to MKKQFNRMKQLANQTVGRAEKTEVFSEDLLQIERRMEVVRLVSHNTHKKLVTCLQGHIGTEVDKRHKKLPLMGLSQAMLDGSGQLEDLMIGKMMEVCGDAENKLAYEQSQLEVHLERDVLDPLNQLAEVDIPNIVKQRKQLAKLVLDYDSARARHFQASKAIMSATNNQAMAAKADSAKEEMDEAHNKVEICKDQLAADMYNFSSKEGDYAQYYVILLEAQAEYHRRSLAYIEKVLPTIRLQQETWMEKPAFGTALEEHLKRSNREIALPMEACVMMLLETGMKEEGLFRIAAGASKLKKLKAALDCSTSQLEEFYSDPHAVAGALKSYLRDLPEPLMTFQLYDEWIQASNVSDPDKKLQALWVTCDRLPKANKANMRYLVKFLAKLAQESEVNKMTSTNISIVLGPNLLWAKAEGSLAEMAAATSVHVVAIIELIILHADWFFPDDVDFNVSGMFAMPTGPTNQPGHFSTPEPEYSTISRTRPGSQGVPEAETSRKDSVTSKQPEHTPRRTGTLYRKQQQQHSSPAFQPPLPPVEAGGVPASEALSQSAAGVSEAGAVMAQIHQTLGPLQSAEESSAVREPTATPPPLRNGPGGPGGTAGQLTVGTTTSSTKGPSPHIVRRGTKKPAPAPPKVAPSPSSPAAAPQKTTLAFPAQVQIASVTPSQPATLPRRHTYNQAFIQVPSHPPPQPPQAGLDTEPSPPNSPTPPGTPPHDDNPNSASLTRPRPVPRPRPRPSVPPPPQPVNDGANGVCSSASKIITDV, encoded by the exons ATGAAGAAGCAGTTCAACCGCATGAAGCAGCTCGCCAACCAGACAGTTGGCAG AGCGGAGAAAACAGAAGTTTTTAGCGAAGATCTTCTACAG ATTGAGCGTCGCATGGAGGTGGTGCGACTGGTCTCGCACAACACTCACAAGAAGCTGGTCACATGTCTTCAGGGGCACATTGGCACAGAGGTAGACAAGAGACAT aaaaaactGCCTCTGATGGGACTTTCTCAGGCCATGCTGGATGGATCGGGCCAGTTGGAAGACTTGATGATTGG GAAGATGATGGAGGTGTGTGGTGACGCTGAAAACAAGCTCGCCTATGAGCAAAGCCAGCTTGAGGTCCATCTTGAGAGGGACGTATTGGACCCACTCAACCAGCTAGCTGAG GTTGACATTCCCAATATCGTGAAGCAGAGGAAACAGCTGGCTAAGCTTGTCCTGGATTATGATTCTGCACGAGCAAG ACATTTTCAGGCTTCCAAAGCAATCATGTCAGCCACAAATAACCAGGCTATGGCTGCTAAAGCTGACTCTGCTAAGGAGGAGATGGATGAAGCTCATAACAAAGTAGAGATATGTAAG GATCAGCTGGCTGCTGACATGTACAACTTCTCCTCGAAGGAGGGAGATTATGCCCAATATTACGTAATT TTATTAGAGGCCCAAGCTGAGTACCACAGAAGATCTCTAGCTTATATTGAAAAAGTTCTTCCCACCATCAGATTGCAGCAAG AAACATGGATGGAAAAACCGGCGTTCGGCACAGCACTCGAGGAGCATCTGAAGCGCAGTAACAGAGAGATCGCTCTGCCCATGGAGGCTTGTGTGATGATGCTCTTGGAGACTGGCATGAAAGAGGAG GGACTGTTCCGTATAGCAGCAGGAGCGTCTAAGCTAAAGAAGCTCAAGGCTGCGCTAGATTGTTCCACGTCTCAGCTGGAGGAGTTCTACTCAGACCCCCATGCTGTAGCAG GTGCTCTGAAGTCATACCTGAGGGATCTGCCTGAACCTCTCATGACCTTCCAGCTGTATGATGAGTGGATTCAAGCCTCAAA TGTTTCTGACCCTGATAAGAAACTGCAGGCCCTCTGGGTGACATGTGATAGATTGCCAAAGGCCAACAAGGCCAATATGAG ATATTTGGTAAAGTTTCTTGCCAAGTTGGCTCAGGAGAGCGAGGTCAACAAGATGACTTCAACCAACATTAGCATTGTACTGGGACCCAACCTACTGTGGGCTAAAGCTGAGGG GTCCCTTGCTGAAATGGCAGCTGCTACCTCAGTCCATGTGGTGGCTATTATTGAGCTCATCATCCTGCATGCAGACTGGTTCTTCCCAGATG ATGTGGACTTCAACGTGTCGGGCATGTTCGCCATGCCCACAGGCCCCACGAACCAACCCGGGCACTTCAGCACACCCGAGCCCGAATATTCCACAATCAGCAGGACACGCCCGGGTAGCCAGGGGGTGCCGGAAGCCGAGACCTCTCGTAAAGACAG TGTCACTAGCAAACAGCCGGAGCACACGCCTCGTAGAACTGGCACTCTATATagaaagcagcagcagcagcactcCTCTCCTGCCTTCCAGCCCCCTCTTCCTCCAGTGGAGGCAGGAGGGGTCCCGGCGTCCGAGGCCCTCTCTCAGTCAGCTGCAGGGGTCTCGGAGGCTGGAGCTGTGATGGCTCAGATCCACCAGACCTTAGGCCCACTACAATCAGCTGAAGAGAGCAG TGCTGTTCGAGAGCCAACTGCCACCCCTCCACCACTGAGAAATGGACCAGGAGGCCCTGGAGGAACAGCTGGGCAACTGACTGTAGGAACCACAACGTCTTCTACCAAAGGACCCAGTCCACATATAGTACGCAGAG GTACGAAAAAGCCAGCCCCTGCGCCACCCAAAGTGGCTCCCAGCCCCTCTTCTCCTGCAGCTGCACCCCAAAAAACCACACTAGCCTTCCCTGCACAGGTTCAAATTGCATCTGTGACTCCCTCCCAGCCTGCAACCCTACCACGTCGTCACACTTATAACCAGGCGTTTATCCAGGTCCCAAGTCACCCTCCTCCACAACCCCCACAAGCTGGGTTAGACACAGAGCCGTCCCCTCCCAACAGCCCAACCCCCCCGGGCACGCCACCACATGACGACAACCCAAACTCTGCTTCTCTGACCCGCCCCCGGCCGGTGCCTAGACCACGGCCAAGACCTAGCGTACCGCCACCACCGCAGCCCGTTAACGACGGTGCCAACGGAGTGTGCAGCTCCGCCTCCAAGATCATCACAG ATGTGTGA
- the arhgap17b gene encoding rho GTPase-activating protein 17b isoform X1, with the protein MKKQFNRMKQLANQTVGRAEKTEVFSEDLLQIERRMEVVRLVSHNTHKKLVTCLQGHIGTEVDKRHKKLPLMGLSQAMLDGSGQLEDLMIGKMMEVCGDAENKLAYEQSQLEVHLERDVLDPLNQLAEVDIPNIVKQRKQLAKLVLDYDSARARHFQASKAIMSATNNQAMAAKADSAKEEMDEAHNKVEICKDQLAADMYNFSSKEGDYAQYYVILLEAQAEYHRRSLAYIEKVLPTIRLQQETWMEKPAFGTALEEHLKRSNREIALPMEACVMMLLETGMKEEGLFRIAAGASKLKKLKAALDCSTSQLEEFYSDPHAVAGALKSYLRDLPEPLMTFQLYDEWIQASNVSDPDKKLQALWVTCDRLPKANKANMRYLVKFLAKLAQESEVNKMTSTNISIVLGPNLLWAKAEGSLAEMAAATSVHVVAIIELIILHADWFFPDDVDFNVSGMFAMPTGPTNQPGHFSTPEPEYSTISRTRPGSQGVPEAETSRKDSVTSKQPEHTPRRTGTLYRKQQQQHSSPAFQPPLPPVEAGGVPASEALSQSAAGVSEAGAVMAQIHQTLGPLQSAEESSAVREPTATPPPLRNGPGGPGGTAGQLTVGTTTSSTKGPSPHIVRRGTKKPAPAPPKVAPSPSSPAAAPQKTTLAFPAQVQIASVTPSQPATLPRRHTYNQAFIQVPSHPPPQPPQAGLDTEPSPPNSPTPPGTPPHDDNPNSASLTRPRPVPRPRPRPSVPPPPQPVNDGANGVCSSASKIITDVGVTLKAPARLLVPQIDVEQLEATPPDAENQLESTHL; encoded by the exons ATGAAGAAGCAGTTCAACCGCATGAAGCAGCTCGCCAACCAGACAGTTGGCAG AGCGGAGAAAACAGAAGTTTTTAGCGAAGATCTTCTACAG ATTGAGCGTCGCATGGAGGTGGTGCGACTGGTCTCGCACAACACTCACAAGAAGCTGGTCACATGTCTTCAGGGGCACATTGGCACAGAGGTAGACAAGAGACAT aaaaaactGCCTCTGATGGGACTTTCTCAGGCCATGCTGGATGGATCGGGCCAGTTGGAAGACTTGATGATTGG GAAGATGATGGAGGTGTGTGGTGACGCTGAAAACAAGCTCGCCTATGAGCAAAGCCAGCTTGAGGTCCATCTTGAGAGGGACGTATTGGACCCACTCAACCAGCTAGCTGAG GTTGACATTCCCAATATCGTGAAGCAGAGGAAACAGCTGGCTAAGCTTGTCCTGGATTATGATTCTGCACGAGCAAG ACATTTTCAGGCTTCCAAAGCAATCATGTCAGCCACAAATAACCAGGCTATGGCTGCTAAAGCTGACTCTGCTAAGGAGGAGATGGATGAAGCTCATAACAAAGTAGAGATATGTAAG GATCAGCTGGCTGCTGACATGTACAACTTCTCCTCGAAGGAGGGAGATTATGCCCAATATTACGTAATT TTATTAGAGGCCCAAGCTGAGTACCACAGAAGATCTCTAGCTTATATTGAAAAAGTTCTTCCCACCATCAGATTGCAGCAAG AAACATGGATGGAAAAACCGGCGTTCGGCACAGCACTCGAGGAGCATCTGAAGCGCAGTAACAGAGAGATCGCTCTGCCCATGGAGGCTTGTGTGATGATGCTCTTGGAGACTGGCATGAAAGAGGAG GGACTGTTCCGTATAGCAGCAGGAGCGTCTAAGCTAAAGAAGCTCAAGGCTGCGCTAGATTGTTCCACGTCTCAGCTGGAGGAGTTCTACTCAGACCCCCATGCTGTAGCAG GTGCTCTGAAGTCATACCTGAGGGATCTGCCTGAACCTCTCATGACCTTCCAGCTGTATGATGAGTGGATTCAAGCCTCAAA TGTTTCTGACCCTGATAAGAAACTGCAGGCCCTCTGGGTGACATGTGATAGATTGCCAAAGGCCAACAAGGCCAATATGAG ATATTTGGTAAAGTTTCTTGCCAAGTTGGCTCAGGAGAGCGAGGTCAACAAGATGACTTCAACCAACATTAGCATTGTACTGGGACCCAACCTACTGTGGGCTAAAGCTGAGGG GTCCCTTGCTGAAATGGCAGCTGCTACCTCAGTCCATGTGGTGGCTATTATTGAGCTCATCATCCTGCATGCAGACTGGTTCTTCCCAGATG ATGTGGACTTCAACGTGTCGGGCATGTTCGCCATGCCCACAGGCCCCACGAACCAACCCGGGCACTTCAGCACACCCGAGCCCGAATATTCCACAATCAGCAGGACACGCCCGGGTAGCCAGGGGGTGCCGGAAGCCGAGACCTCTCGTAAAGACAG TGTCACTAGCAAACAGCCGGAGCACACGCCTCGTAGAACTGGCACTCTATATagaaagcagcagcagcagcactcCTCTCCTGCCTTCCAGCCCCCTCTTCCTCCAGTGGAGGCAGGAGGGGTCCCGGCGTCCGAGGCCCTCTCTCAGTCAGCTGCAGGGGTCTCGGAGGCTGGAGCTGTGATGGCTCAGATCCACCAGACCTTAGGCCCACTACAATCAGCTGAAGAGAGCAG TGCTGTTCGAGAGCCAACTGCCACCCCTCCACCACTGAGAAATGGACCAGGAGGCCCTGGAGGAACAGCTGGGCAACTGACTGTAGGAACCACAACGTCTTCTACCAAAGGACCCAGTCCACATATAGTACGCAGAG GTACGAAAAAGCCAGCCCCTGCGCCACCCAAAGTGGCTCCCAGCCCCTCTTCTCCTGCAGCTGCACCCCAAAAAACCACACTAGCCTTCCCTGCACAGGTTCAAATTGCATCTGTGACTCCCTCCCAGCCTGCAACCCTACCACGTCGTCACACTTATAACCAGGCGTTTATCCAGGTCCCAAGTCACCCTCCTCCACAACCCCCACAAGCTGGGTTAGACACAGAGCCGTCCCCTCCCAACAGCCCAACCCCCCCGGGCACGCCACCACATGACGACAACCCAAACTCTGCTTCTCTGACCCGCCCCCGGCCGGTGCCTAGACCACGGCCAAGACCTAGCGTACCGCCACCACCGCAGCCCGTTAACGACGGTGCCAACGGAGTGTGCAGCTCCGCCTCCAAGATCATCACAG
- the arhgap17b gene encoding rho GTPase-activating protein 17b isoform X3, producing MKKQFNRMKQLANQTVGRAEKTEVFSEDLLQIERRMEVVRLVSHNTHKKLVTCLQGHIGTEVDKRHKKLPLMGLSQAMLDGSGQLEDLMIGKMMEVCGDAENKLAYEQSQLEVHLERDVLDPLNQLAEVDIPNIVKQRKQLAKLVLDYDSARARHFQASKAIMSATNNQAMAAKADSAKEEMDEAHNKVEICKDQLAADMYNFSSKEGDYAQYYVILLEAQAEYHRRSLAYIEKVLPTIRLQQETWMEKPAFGTALEEHLKRSNREIALPMEACVMMLLETGMKEEGLFRIAAGASKLKKLKAALDCSTSQLEEFYSDPHAVAGALKSYLRDLPEPLMTFQLYDEWIQASNVSDPDKKLQALWVTCDRLPKANKANMRYLVKFLAKLAQESEVNKMTSTNISIVLGPNLLWAKAEGSLAEMAAATSVHVVAIIELIILHADWFFPDDVDFNVSGMFAMPTGPTNQPGHFSTPEPEYSTISRTRPGSQGVPEAETSRKDSAVREPTATPPPLRNGPGGPGGTAGQLTVGTTTSSTKGPSPHIVRRGTKKPAPAPPKVAPSPSSPAAAPQKTTLAFPAQVQIASVTPSQPATLPRRHTYNQAFIQVPSHPPPQPPQAGLDTEPSPPNSPTPPGTPPHDDNPNSASLTRPRPVPRPRPRPSVPPPPQPVNDGANGVCSSASKIITDVGVTLKAPARLLVPQIDVEQLEATPPDAENQLESTHL from the exons ATGAAGAAGCAGTTCAACCGCATGAAGCAGCTCGCCAACCAGACAGTTGGCAG AGCGGAGAAAACAGAAGTTTTTAGCGAAGATCTTCTACAG ATTGAGCGTCGCATGGAGGTGGTGCGACTGGTCTCGCACAACACTCACAAGAAGCTGGTCACATGTCTTCAGGGGCACATTGGCACAGAGGTAGACAAGAGACAT aaaaaactGCCTCTGATGGGACTTTCTCAGGCCATGCTGGATGGATCGGGCCAGTTGGAAGACTTGATGATTGG GAAGATGATGGAGGTGTGTGGTGACGCTGAAAACAAGCTCGCCTATGAGCAAAGCCAGCTTGAGGTCCATCTTGAGAGGGACGTATTGGACCCACTCAACCAGCTAGCTGAG GTTGACATTCCCAATATCGTGAAGCAGAGGAAACAGCTGGCTAAGCTTGTCCTGGATTATGATTCTGCACGAGCAAG ACATTTTCAGGCTTCCAAAGCAATCATGTCAGCCACAAATAACCAGGCTATGGCTGCTAAAGCTGACTCTGCTAAGGAGGAGATGGATGAAGCTCATAACAAAGTAGAGATATGTAAG GATCAGCTGGCTGCTGACATGTACAACTTCTCCTCGAAGGAGGGAGATTATGCCCAATATTACGTAATT TTATTAGAGGCCCAAGCTGAGTACCACAGAAGATCTCTAGCTTATATTGAAAAAGTTCTTCCCACCATCAGATTGCAGCAAG AAACATGGATGGAAAAACCGGCGTTCGGCACAGCACTCGAGGAGCATCTGAAGCGCAGTAACAGAGAGATCGCTCTGCCCATGGAGGCTTGTGTGATGATGCTCTTGGAGACTGGCATGAAAGAGGAG GGACTGTTCCGTATAGCAGCAGGAGCGTCTAAGCTAAAGAAGCTCAAGGCTGCGCTAGATTGTTCCACGTCTCAGCTGGAGGAGTTCTACTCAGACCCCCATGCTGTAGCAG GTGCTCTGAAGTCATACCTGAGGGATCTGCCTGAACCTCTCATGACCTTCCAGCTGTATGATGAGTGGATTCAAGCCTCAAA TGTTTCTGACCCTGATAAGAAACTGCAGGCCCTCTGGGTGACATGTGATAGATTGCCAAAGGCCAACAAGGCCAATATGAG ATATTTGGTAAAGTTTCTTGCCAAGTTGGCTCAGGAGAGCGAGGTCAACAAGATGACTTCAACCAACATTAGCATTGTACTGGGACCCAACCTACTGTGGGCTAAAGCTGAGGG GTCCCTTGCTGAAATGGCAGCTGCTACCTCAGTCCATGTGGTGGCTATTATTGAGCTCATCATCCTGCATGCAGACTGGTTCTTCCCAGATG ATGTGGACTTCAACGTGTCGGGCATGTTCGCCATGCCCACAGGCCCCACGAACCAACCCGGGCACTTCAGCACACCCGAGCCCGAATATTCCACAATCAGCAGGACACGCCCGGGTAGCCAGGGGGTGCCGGAAGCCGAGACCTCTCGTAAAGACAG TGCTGTTCGAGAGCCAACTGCCACCCCTCCACCACTGAGAAATGGACCAGGAGGCCCTGGAGGAACAGCTGGGCAACTGACTGTAGGAACCACAACGTCTTCTACCAAAGGACCCAGTCCACATATAGTACGCAGAG GTACGAAAAAGCCAGCCCCTGCGCCACCCAAAGTGGCTCCCAGCCCCTCTTCTCCTGCAGCTGCACCCCAAAAAACCACACTAGCCTTCCCTGCACAGGTTCAAATTGCATCTGTGACTCCCTCCCAGCCTGCAACCCTACCACGTCGTCACACTTATAACCAGGCGTTTATCCAGGTCCCAAGTCACCCTCCTCCACAACCCCCACAAGCTGGGTTAGACACAGAGCCGTCCCCTCCCAACAGCCCAACCCCCCCGGGCACGCCACCACATGACGACAACCCAAACTCTGCTTCTCTGACCCGCCCCCGGCCGGTGCCTAGACCACGGCCAAGACCTAGCGTACCGCCACCACCGCAGCCCGTTAACGACGGTGCCAACGGAGTGTGCAGCTCCGCCTCCAAGATCATCACAG